From the genome of Desulfobacterales bacterium, one region includes:
- a CDS encoding cation-translocating P-type ATPase C-terminal domain-containing protein: protein MTDGLPALALSMEPAERNIMKWPPRHSKESVFSGGLGYHAVWVGLLMAGVVLSLQAWAIHTGDAHWQTMVVATLCLLQLGHVLAIRSEKESIFTQGFFTNKPLMLSVMATVLLQFATIYIPFLNPVFKTVPLTINELAMVLVLSAAVFVAVEIEK, encoded by the coding sequence GTGACCGACGGTCTTCCGGCCCTGGCGCTTTCAATGGAACCCGCGGAGCGAAATATTATGAAGTGGCCGCCGCGTCATTCAAAGGAAAGTGTCTTTTCCGGCGGGCTGGGATATCATGCGGTGTGGGTGGGCCTTCTGATGGCGGGCGTGGTGCTGTCGCTTCAGGCATGGGCGATTCACACGGGGGATGCGCACTGGCAGACGATGGTGGTTGCCACGCTTTGTCTTCTTCAGTTGGGCCATGTCCTTGCCATCCGTTCTGAAAAGGAGTCGATCTTTACTCAGGGCTTTTTCACCAATAAGCCTTTGATGCTGAGCGTTATGGCAACCGTCCTTCTCCAATTTGCAACGATCTACATTCCTTTCCTGAACCCGGTTTTCAAGACGGTGCCGCTTACCATAAATGAACTTGCGATGGTTTTGGTTCTTTCAGCTGCTGTATTTGTTGCGGTCGAAATAGAGAAATAG